TCGCGATGGAAGCGACCGAACGCGTCCGTACCACGGTGGAATCGCATCGACGCATTGGCGTCATCGAAACCATGGGACGCCATGCTGGTTGGATTGCGTGCGAAGTCGCCATGGCCGTCGGAGCAGACTATGTTCTGCTTCCCGAAATCCCGGTAAACATCGACGAGATGTGTGCCGTGCTGAAGAAGCGCCGTGAAGCGGGCAAGCAATGGGGAATGGTTGTTGTCAGCGAAGGCGCGAAGCTGATCGGAGGCGACAAGACCGTGACTCAAACCGCGAAAGTCGATGCATTCGGTCACGAACAACTCGGCGGGATCGGCCAATTGGTCGCTCAGTTGATCGAAGAGAAAACGGGCATTGAAACCCGTGATGTGGTTTTAGGCCATATTCAACGCGGTGGATCACCGACCGCGTTCGATCGAATTCTCGGTACGCGACTCGGTCTCGGCGCCGGGCGACTCGTGCAAGAGAAGAAATTCGGTCGCATGGTCGCGCTGGCTGGCACCAAGATTATCGACGTTGCACTGGCGGATGCCGTGGGACAAATGAAGGTCGTCAGCCAGGACTGGATCGACGACGTTTACGCGTTCTCGAAGTAGTTTTGACAACGTCATCGCCAGACGTCGGTTTCCCCCGCGTGCCATTCGTTCGAACAAATCTGCGTCGTGTCGCAAGTTCGATCTGTTGGAATGGGAGCGATGGAAGAACCCAATCTGCTGATGCGCTGGACCATTTACTTTTTCGCGGGTGGAAGCTCGGCGATCTGGGGCGCGATTGTTCTCGCAATCGTCCTGACGCTGAGCCTCCGTCCAAGAGAAAGGCGATTCGTTTCTCCGGTGATCCGATTGTGCCTCGCGGTCATCAGCATCGCGTGCATCGTCTGCGGATCACCACCGGTTCCGGTGTGGTTTCAGTACCTGGGATCCCTCTGGTTAGTGGTTGCCCTTAGCTCGCTGAGCTTTCACGCGTCCAACGGCCCATCGACAACAGCTCATCGCGACTTTCAAAACGCCTTCGCAGTACGCCTGTGGCGGCTCAGCCCTGCGATCTGGCTCTCGGGATTCCTGTTATTGGAATTGCCCTGGCAGCCGATGCCGCCTGTCACGCCACCCGTTCGTCAAATCCTGGTAGTTGGCGATTCGGTCACTGCCGGACTGAACGATCACGAGGTTACCTGGCCTCGGCTGTTAGCTCAGGACGCGCAGGTTGACGTGTTTGATGCGTCGCAACCGGGCGCCACGCTCAAATCGGCGCGGATGCAGAATCGTCTTTTTCTAAATCGACCGGGCACGCTCGTATTGGAAATCGGGGGCAACGATCTCTTGGAAGGATTGCCGGTTGCCGAGTTTGAACGTCACCTGAGCGAGCTTTTGCAAGAGGTTGTCCAGCCAGACCGAATGGTCATCATGCTGGAATTGCCACTTCCGCCAGCCTGTGCGCGGTACGGAGCGGCCCAGCGACGTCAGGCGCAACGGTATGGTGCGAAGCTGGTTCCGAAGCGAATGTTCGCGTCTGTACTGACAACGAAAGGTTCAACCGTCGACGGAATCCATCTCTCATCCGCCGGACAGACGTTGATGAAATCGCGTGTCGAGTCATTGCTTGGATCGTCACTCGCCGCGGGCTCTGGAAATTATTACCGCCTTGAGCGTGGGGAGCGTGCGGGTATCTTGGACACTCCTCCGCATTATTGATGCCCCAAGCAGGGACTTCCGCCAATTCTGACTCAGGTCATTCTGCGGCGATGACTCATTCGCTGGGCGACGATTCGTTCGGTCACAGGCTTTGGCGAGTTGTCGCCGCGCAGCAGTCCCGCGTTGGGAAATTCATGCAAGGTGCTGTCAGAAAAATTGGGCAGGAAGACGCCCGCGATCCGAGGCTTTGCAACCAACAGCTCCAACATCTGATCGATCCAGTCGGCCTGATGGCTTTCATCCGTGGCACCCGCCCAGATCTGAGGATTGACCGCAAGCGGATTCGATGCCAAGGGGTCCGCCAGCGCGGCCGAGGGGCAGACCAACGTGACATAGATCGGCACGTCCAATGTTGTCCACGCATCGATCAAGCGCGATGTATCTAATAGATCGCGTCGCGATGAACCGTACGTCTTGTAGCCCAGCGCCAATTCCAAGTTGACTCCCGACAGTCCGACGCCGGCTCGAATCAACGCGTCGACGGCTTGTAGAGGAGACAGCCGATGTTGGCCGCGTGATTGATAGTCACCCCAAGGCTGATCGATGCGAATGATCAGTTGCGCTTCTTCATCGACCTGACGTGCGACGTCCAGCACGCGCGCCGTCAACGTCAGGCGCGTCTCTTCGTTGAGTCCCATCGCACCGCCCGTGTTCATCCGCGAGCAGATTTCCCACACGCGAATTCGACCGACGTAACGCGCGATCGCGGTCTCGACGAAATCGCAAACAAAGCTCTGCAGATTCAGAACATCATGCTCCCAACGGCTGAGCCAGCCTGGCATGCTGTTGCTGCCCAGGTCGAGCAGCGGTCCACCCCGGACCATCAGCTTCTGGGATTCACACCAATCCAGTTGCTTGTCGGTCGCTTCCCAGTTGTATTCACCTTCGATCGCTTCGATGACCTTCCAAGGAACCGAGACGGTCGAGGTATTGAAGAGCGTTCCATACAGGACGTGCGTCGCGGGTGGAGGGAGCGTACCGAGGATTTCACAACCGATGGAAATCGGTAACGAACCGAATCGCTGCAGGCGTCCCGCGAGCGATTGTGAGGCATAGGACTGCGCCAAGATCTCGGCAGCCTGGCACGCAAACCGGATCGCTTCGTTCGCGAGCCTGCAGGCCTCGTCCGGCTGGTTCTGCGATGATGCCGCCCGAAAAAACGCGCGATGTGCAGCCCGATGCGGCCCCGCAAATTCGGGCGGAACGCGTAGTCCGGCGAGTTCCCATTGTGCCAGTTGATTGCGGACTTGAACGATTTTTCCGCGTGCGAGTTCCACGACCAGTTCGTATGGCGCTTCGCGTTCGGGAAGTGACGCGGTCGATATGATCATCCGGCCGAATCCTTCCACCGGCCAGACTACGTGAAATTTGACGCTTTCTGACGACGTGCGCCGACAACCGACAAGATTGTTCTCGAGCTCAATCTTCGTGGGAAAGACTCGGCCATCGGCTCCTGTCAAGAAACCGGCATGGACCTCGGGCCAGTCGTTAAACGTCGTGGCGGGGTGGACGGCAAAGCGAATCAACCCCATCGCGGCTCCGAGATGCGTCAAAAAAGTAAGAAACCGGGAGATCCGCCGACGCCAGCAGTTTGGCAAGGGTGATCGGAATTCAACAACTTCAAAAATCGGAGTGAGACATCGGGGGAGAATCGACGAAGGGCACTCCACGCTCCGCCAGTGTAGTCCTGCGAACCGTGTTCTTCAAGAAGTCAGGGATCACACCCGCAGGAGCCCACTTCCCGCGAAGGTTCGGCCCGACAGGATTGGTTTCGAATGCCATTTGGTGTAGGGTTGTCGACGTCGATCGGACCGCAGTCATTGGATTTGTCACCCACCCAGAATTCAGGTTGGCATCAGGTTCGAATGGCGTGTCGTTCGGCATCCCGATTGTTCCGTTTCGAAGCCGCTGATCCTGACTTCCCAACTTCGATTGAAATTCTCTGTAACCATGGCGCAACGCTCAAAAGTTCCACTTTTACAAAGTGAACTTCCCGGAAGAACTCCCTTTCGAGGGAAAGTTCGAGATGTCTACGACTTCGGCGATCGGTTGCTATTCATTGCCACCGACCGTATCAGTGCGTTTGACTGGATTCTACCGACCGGAATTCCGGACAAGGGGCGCGTCCTCACGCAGCTCAGTCGTTTCTGGTTTGACCTTCTTCAGGTCCCCCACCATCTGGTCAGCATGGATCCCGCGGACGTTCCATTGCCAACCGGGACGGACATCGACGCCCTACAGGGACGCAGCATGATCGTGCGGAAGACGAAAGTCTTCCCAATTGAATGCGTCGTTCGCGGTTACCTGTCAGGATCAGGCTGGAAGGAGTACAAAGGGAAGCAGACGGTCTGCGACCTTCCACTGCCGTCCGGGTTGACGGAAAGCCATCAATTACCCGAGCCAATCTTTACTCCCGCAACCAAAGCAGAGAGCGGTCATGACGAGAATATTTCATTCGAACGGATGACCGAAATTCTCGGAACAGATCGATCGCAGGAACTGCGGAAGTTCAGCCTGTCGATTTATACGAAAGCGGCGGACTTCGCGCGATCGCGCGGGATCATTATCGCGGACACAAAGTTTGAATTCGGACTCGTTGACGACCAGGTCATTTTGATCGATGAAGTTTTGACACCGGATAGTTCGCGATTCTGGCCTGCCGATCGGTATCAAGCGGGCGGACCGCAGCCGAGTTTCGACAAGCAGTTCGTGCGCGATTGGCTGGAGTCGACGACTTGGGACAAGAATAGTCCGCCGCCAGCTATTCCCGATGAAGTGGTCACGCAGACGCGGGACAAGTATGTCGAAGCCTATGAGCGGCTGACAGGAACCACGTTCGCCTGGAAATGAACGAACTATGCGGCGCCTGTCCCTCGTCTTTGGATCACTGTCTCTGGGCGCCAAGCTACAGACATTGGCGGTCGCATTGATTCTGGCATGGTATGCCTGGTTCGATTATCGGCTGGGCAGGTGGCCCGTCACGGTGGGAATTATTCTCTTCAGCGTTCTCGTCGGCTGGTTGCTCAGACCTTTAATGAGAGCCTATCCACAGCGAACGTCGCAAGTGTGGAGAATCTTGAGCATCGCCTTCGTGCTGACCTATATGTTGGCGCAGGGCCAATGGTGGTGGCGACTGTTGATTCGACATTATCTGTGCGAGTATTTCTGGTGGCAGGTTTTCAGTTGTGGGTACTGGTTCATCTCTGATCTACGGCTCGATCAAGAGCGTGACGGAGCGGCACGCGGGCGTGAAAGTTCGTCTGCTGATGACGCGTGGCGACACGATCCTTTTAACGAACAATCCTGACGATCGTTTTTTCACATGACGCCGGGCCCGGATATGGCCTGCGGATGATTTTTTTGGAGACGAACTGATGCAGTTGCAGCGGCTGAACGAAATTTTGGCACGGTTTCCTCAGCAACGAATCGCCGTGTTGGGTGACTTCTTTCTGGACAAGTATCTGGAAGTGTCACCCGAGCTGGCGGAACCAAGCCTCGAAACCGGTCGGGTCGCACATCAGGTGATGTCAATCCGGCGTTACCCAGGGGCGGCAGGGACGGTTGTGAATAATCTGGCTGCATTGGGCGCTGGAACACTGCACGCAGTCGGAGCGGTGGGTGACGATGGAGAAGCGTTCGATCTCTGCCAGGGACTGCACAAGATCGGGTGCTCGACCGAAGGGTTACTGCGGTGTCCCGAACTGATGACACCCACCTATCTCAAACCCTGTGATCAGAATGTCGCCGGACTTGCGGGCGAACATTCGCGTTACGATACAAAGAATCGTGTTTCCACGCCGGCATCGATTGTCGAACGCATCGGTCATGAACTGGAACGCGTGCTGCCCACAGTCGATGCGCTGCTGATCATGGATCAAGTCGATATGGAAGACTGCGGCGTGGTCACAGCAAAGCTGCGGGCGCGCGTAGCGGAATTGGCCCGACAATTCCCGAAGGTCATTTTCTGGGCGGATAGCCGACGATTCATTCGCCAATTCCGCAACACCATGATCAAGGCGAATCAGTTCGAAGCAGTCCATCGCCTGAATCCCGCTGTGGGAGAAGAGATTCCGCAGGACGAGCTGCGTCGCCTGATCCCGGCGCTTCGCTCGGAGATTGGTGCAACAGTCTTCGTGACCTGCGGCGATCGTGGGATTCTGGTGAGCGATCCTGATGTCACGCTGGTCCCAGGCGTCAAAGTGACCGGCCCAATCGATCCGACCGGTGCCGGCGACAGCGCTTCGGCGGGGGCAGTGATGTCGCTGTGTAGCGGCGCCACCCCGGCTGAAGCGGCGCTCATTGCCAACCTTGTTGCTTCGACGACAGTTCAACAATTAGGAACGACGGGAACCGCGTCGCCCGATCAGGTTCGTGCGGCACTCGCGGTGTGGCAATCTCAACATCCAACCGGCTTATCGAACTGAGATGGTGACGGTTGCCTGCCTGGAATTATCCGCGGCCTGGAAGACTTCCAGGGATCTGGAATATTCACTGGGACCAGAAATCCGCAGTCTGTCGGTCGTCTCGCGAATTCGCGCCGGGTATGCTTTGAGTCTGTTACGAACAGTCCGTTTTACCTTGATAGCTTCAACGAGGGTTCCATGAATTGCGCTGTTGTCGATCGATTCCGACAATTCGGTACTCCGATTGTCTGTAGCCTGATCGTTCTCGTCTCGACGGTTGCCGCAGCAGAACCGGTTGTCGTCACCAAGGCCTTCATCGACGGGACCGGGCCCGGTTGGCGTTCTTTGGGTGAAGCGGACTTTGAGAATGTGAACACCGACCCCGACACCTGGACCTGGAAAGAGGACGGTGTTTTTTGCAAAGGCACCCCGGTCGGCGTGACGCGTTCAAAGAAGAAGATCACCAACTTTGAGATGGTCGCCACGTGGAAACACCTGAAATCAGGTGGAAATTCGGGCATCTTCGTTTGGGCGTCGGAAGAAGCGCTCACCGGCCTTAAGCCGAATTCGTTACCGCCAGGTGGGATCGAGGTTCAAGTTCTAGATCACGGCTATGCCAAAGCCTACGAAGAGCAAAATGGCAAGAAGCCCGATTGGTTCACCAC
This genomic interval from Schlesneria paludicola DSM 18645 contains the following:
- a CDS encoding 6-phosphofructokinase yields the protein MKVGMLTGGGDCPGLNPVIRGVVRSIINAGGECVGFINGWKGAINGVTMPLTIENTDDIISKGGTILGSSRTNPYKEKDRDVPKLLDSYKKLGLDALVAIGGDDTLGVANKLYNDYKLNTVGCPKTIDNDLSCTDVTFGFDTAINIAMEATERVRTTVESHRRIGVIETMGRHAGWIACEVAMAVGADYVLLPEIPVNIDEMCAVLKKRREAGKQWGMVVVSEGAKLIGGDKTVTQTAKVDAFGHEQLGGIGQLVAQLIEEKTGIETRDVVLGHIQRGGSPTAFDRILGTRLGLGAGRLVQEKKFGRMVALAGTKIIDVALADAVGQMKVVSQDWIDDVYAFSK
- a CDS encoding SGNH/GDSL hydrolase family protein, which produces MEEPNLLMRWTIYFFAGGSSAIWGAIVLAIVLTLSLRPRERRFVSPVIRLCLAVISIACIVCGSPPVPVWFQYLGSLWLVVALSSLSFHASNGPSTTAHRDFQNAFAVRLWRLSPAIWLSGFLLLELPWQPMPPVTPPVRQILVVGDSVTAGLNDHEVTWPRLLAQDAQVDVFDASQPGATLKSARMQNRLFLNRPGTLVLEIGGNDLLEGLPVAEFERHLSELLQEVVQPDRMVIMLELPLPPACARYGAAQRRQAQRYGAKLVPKRMFASVLTTKGSTVDGIHLSSAGQTLMKSRVESLLGSSLAAGSGNYYRLERGERAGILDTPPHY
- a CDS encoding endo-1,4-beta-xylanase, producing MGLIRFAVHPATTFNDWPEVHAGFLTGADGRVFPTKIELENNLVGCRRTSSESVKFHVVWPVEGFGRMIISTASLPEREAPYELVVELARGKIVQVRNQLAQWELAGLRVPPEFAGPHRAAHRAFFRAASSQNQPDEACRLANEAIRFACQAAEILAQSYASQSLAGRLQRFGSLPISIGCEILGTLPPPATHVLYGTLFNTSTVSVPWKVIEAIEGEYNWEATDKQLDWCESQKLMVRGGPLLDLGSNSMPGWLSRWEHDVLNLQSFVCDFVETAIARYVGRIRVWEICSRMNTGGAMGLNEETRLTLTARVLDVARQVDEEAQLIIRIDQPWGDYQSRGQHRLSPLQAVDALIRAGVGLSGVNLELALGYKTYGSSRRDLLDTSRLIDAWTTLDVPIYVTLVCPSAALADPLASNPLAVNPQIWAGATDESHQADWIDQMLELLVAKPRIAGVFLPNFSDSTLHEFPNAGLLRGDNSPKPVTERIVAQRMSHRRRMT
- a CDS encoding phosphoribosylaminoimidazolesuccinocarboxamide synthase — encoded protein: MAQRSKVPLLQSELPGRTPFRGKVRDVYDFGDRLLFIATDRISAFDWILPTGIPDKGRVLTQLSRFWFDLLQVPHHLVSMDPADVPLPTGTDIDALQGRSMIVRKTKVFPIECVVRGYLSGSGWKEYKGKQTVCDLPLPSGLTESHQLPEPIFTPATKAESGHDENISFERMTEILGTDRSQELRKFSLSIYTKAADFARSRGIIIADTKFEFGLVDDQVILIDEVLTPDSSRFWPADRYQAGGPQPSFDKQFVRDWLESTTWDKNSPPPAIPDEVVTQTRDKYVEAYERLTGTTFAWK
- a CDS encoding bifunctional heptose 7-phosphate kinase/heptose 1-phosphate adenyltransferase produces the protein MQLQRLNEILARFPQQRIAVLGDFFLDKYLEVSPELAEPSLETGRVAHQVMSIRRYPGAAGTVVNNLAALGAGTLHAVGAVGDDGEAFDLCQGLHKIGCSTEGLLRCPELMTPTYLKPCDQNVAGLAGEHSRYDTKNRVSTPASIVERIGHELERVLPTVDALLIMDQVDMEDCGVVTAKLRARVAELARQFPKVIFWADSRRFIRQFRNTMIKANQFEAVHRLNPAVGEEIPQDELRRLIPALRSEIGATVFVTCGDRGILVSDPDVTLVPGVKVTGPIDPTGAGDSASAGAVMSLCSGATPAEAALIANLVASTTVQQLGTTGTASPDQVRAALAVWQSQHPTGLSN
- a CDS encoding 3-keto-disaccharide hydrolase, encoding MNCAVVDRFRQFGTPIVCSLIVLVSTVAAAEPVVVTKAFIDGTGPGWRSLGEADFENVNTDPDTWTWKEDGVFCKGTPVGVTRSKKKITNFEMVATWKHLKSGGNSGIFVWASEEALTGLKPNSLPPGGIEVQVLDHGYAKAYEEQNGKKPDWFTTNGDVFPVGKSNMKPFAPVAPDGRRSFPTKNLSKGIGEWNHYYIRAINGEVRLWVNGEEVSGGSNCEPNTGYLCLESEGAPIEFKGLRIRELP